From the Caloenas nicobarica isolate bCalNic1 chromosome 2, bCalNic1.hap1, whole genome shotgun sequence genome, the window GATTCCCCGCGGACAGCggcagcaacagcagctccgGGTGTCCGCCgtggcggcagcagcagcagcggcggcgcTGGCTGGCTCCAGCCATGCTGTGCTATGTGACCAGGCCGGACGCGGTGGTGATGGAGGTGGAGGTCGAGGCGAAAGCCAACGGCGAGGACTGCCTCAACCAGGTGAGGTGCCGCGCTGCGCTctcccccccgctgccccgccgccTTCCAGGGACGCGAGGGCTCGGCGGCTGGGGGGTGCAGCGGTGACCGTTGGGCAGCGCAGACCGTTGGTGCCTGACAGACGCGCACGAGAGCCGGCGGGCGCGCGTCACCCgttccctgtccccccacacaCCGCGCCTGGCGGGGGGTCGGAAGAGCGCGGCGGCGCCCCTGGCGCGCGCCCCGGCCGTTGAGGGCGGCGGTGGcgcggggcagggccgggcggcggcgcaACCCTGCGCAGGGGCGGCCGCGGCCGTGGGGGCGGGGAGCCGGCGGGAGCCGCCGCAGTCTCCCCGCTTctgtggtgtggttttggtgttggtggggtttttttttttctgtctggttgttttggtttttttttttttcctccatgttgGATGCAGAAGTTGCTGCACGCCCCGCCTCGGGGTTCTCCggcccttctcccttctcctttacAGTTTGCGTGGGAAGGGCAGGCCTCAGCCTCACGCTGCAGTCTGTTCGAGCTGtctctggggtgggggggaggcaCGAGTGGGACCCACCTGGCCCGGGCGGTGCCGAGCTGGTCCCCGTGgcctgctggggctgtgctggctggagcTGTTGTCCAGGTGCTTTCGCCCTTCTGTCGCCTCGATGTGGCTGCGGCGGCTGCTATAGGAATGCTGGAGAGAGCCAAACGCAGCAGCCCAGTCTGTTGGTGGCATCTAAATAAAACTTCTGAGTTGTAtatctttttttgtccttctttcctAGAAAGCGCTATGGCTGCGATGTTAAATAGATACAGTCCTCTTTTGGAAATCCCCACTAAGTGCCTCTTCTGGGGATGAGGAAGGGGCTAGAATTTGACCATGGAAGTCCATGTTGCTTTTGACTAGTGGAGAAATTCCCAGTTTATTCTTGGTATTTGTTTACGTGTTGTTTTATATACAACTTAAAATCCAAGTAATTAAGTAATCTTTTGTATAAAGATGTTTACGGCaggatttattttgtgtgtttttaagtgAGCAGTCTGAAACAATACTTGATTCAGgtgatatttttgttgttatatTGTGGGCTTGTTATAAAGAATGTCTTTCTTTCAGGTTTGCAGAAGGTTGGGAATTATAGAAGTTGATTATTTTGGACTGCAGTTCACTGGCAGCAAAGGGGAGAATCTGTGGCTGAATTTGAGGAACAGAATCTCCCAGCAGATGGATGGTTTAGCCCCTTACAGATTGAAATTAAGAGTCAAGTTTTTTGTAGAGCCACATCTTATCTTACAGGAACAGACAAGGTAAGGTAAAGATGGTTGTGAGTAAATCTAATTTATTACTTTGTTTTCAATTTCTGTAACTTATGAAAGTGATTCCACGCTGACCTTATTTCTTCCATCTTCTTGTACTCTTAGTTTGACTTTTCtttgtagttttaaaatcttagtgttatttaaatgtattatttgggttttggaaaaaaatataaaagactGGTAATATTTTAAGTATTGTGTAGCTAAACTCTAATGAGTGAAGGTAATTCCATGAGCACTTATTGCTGGAAGTAGAAGAAACTAAGCTACCAGTAGGAAATTATGTATATGGTATTTGCATGTCCGATAGTAACCCCTGTTCAGTGATGTTACTCTAGGTCGTTCTGAACTGCTGGTACAGAAAGGCAGGAAACAATTGCTCCCACAGTGCAAAAAATTCGCGGAGTTCCATTTTGTCTGGTATTGTGTTACAGTAACTTTCAGATAGGTACAGGCCCTTTGAGGCTacaaaagaaacagctgttCTGTTGCTTCTGTGGCCAGTACTCTTAACTAAATTGTTATACTGTTATCCAGTCGTAAGAATTAGTCTTCTAAGATTAGTAGGGAACACTTGCTTTTACTCCTTGAGTTGGATTACTACATCAATAGACATAATCTTTAAAGAAAGCTGAGCCACAGATATATTCAGTTCTGACCTTTCAACTAGTTTTTCCTGTTACATTTAGATAATACAGTTAATACAAACAGGACAAATTGAAAACAAGTGTCTATATGATAATCCCAAAACACGTTTTCACTACTCAACTTCATACTTTCAGAATTAAGGCCATGCATACAACAGAATATTTGTCTAAATAACTTGGTCAGAGGCTGACAGCATGATTTGCTGTTTATTTCGTAGGAAAAAGGTTTTGAGTTAAGAGtatgcatgtattttattttttgaactGATGTGCAGGGGAGTGACTTCTGGTAAGCAGTGGTTTCAGCTCATCAATCTGGTTAAGGTTTTCAGAATGCAATGGAGTTACACCATAGTTGTCCTATATATTAGGTTTAGTTAGGCAAATACATCCTAACTAATTCCAGTATTGATGTAccttattttggaaaaatctaCTATCCATGGCATATTTTTACTCTTCTGGAATATTATCTTTAAAGAAACTTGTGCCCTTGTTTAAATATCCTCAATGAGAATAAGTATAAAACCAAAGAACAAAGGATTTTTATGTAGAACAAAAGGAGCAACACAATTTCATACCTGATGAGGCAGAAGAGATTACTCTGAGCATGTTGGATGTGTGTAGACACAGACAAACCGGGGTGAATCTGAGGAAATCCGAAGCTGAATACAATTGGCATTTTTCTGCTACCCTTGATGAATGTTTGTTCAACTTCACAAGGTTTTTGTAGACACCTGTGTTCCTGCCTCCAACACTGTCAATGCAAGACTTGGCAGGTCTTGCAAATTAATGGAGAGCTTGAACTGGTGAAACATACCCCAGGGGCCTAAAAGACAGGTTTTGTAGCTAGAATATAACAGAGCTTGTCTACATCAAAGTAGCAAATACTTCTCCACTATAAAGATGACTTGAAAAGGCTGTAGGTGGGATAAGCTTTCTTTTATGTAGAAATTAAGACTGCTCTAAAGCTAATACTTTTgacaaactattttaaaattaattgagGCTCAGTCATAAGAATATTAACATTCTGCTCTGGAAATATTTACTTGTAATTTTGGAGAGCAACGGGCATTGACACTAGTATTTAATGTCACTGTGTCCCACAAATGTGAATACTTCGAAGGCTTCAGTTAAACTGTTCAGTCTGCATCCCGAGTATTTTCAGTATTCTTGCTAAAAGACAAGTTGTGAAATAGTTTGCAGTAACTGCCTTTTAGTTGTGCGTGCCCAGTAGTCTACATATAGCAGACCTAGAATTCCATAGCGCCTGTTGTTGATTTATATCTCTGTAGTGCTGACACTGTTTCagtagataatttttttctagttgtCTCCTTGAGGGATTTGCATATGCACATAAATGTGCCTTTGTATTTAGTTTGCATGTAAGTGTGTGTGGTATCAAGGATAAGACACAAAAACTTGTTAAACCTGTCACAGAACTTTAAATCAGTAGGTGTATCATAGAATAGAACTGCAAAGATTAGCTGTACAGTTACAGCTGAtgctttgtttcttccctttACTTGCAAAGTCAGTGTGCTGGTCAACAAAGAAATAGTGACAGATATCCTTGGTTTCCTTTAGCAGTTATGGCCGCAGCTGATGTATAGGGTGGTCTGGCAGAGTCTCCTAGTCTTTTACTTTGCTGCCTCTGGTGCTATTTTTAGATATAGATTAGATGCATGTTGAGACTGCTTTTGAAATCTGGGAAGCTGCAAGTAATTCTGAATTTTGTTGGTATGCTTCACTGTGATTATAATAGCAAGTGTTGTGACCGAGTTGttaccatttttttctatatactTGGGAAGCTTTGTCAACCCTTGTTGTATGATCATTGCACTTAAAGGTGTATGTTTGTAGCAATTTAATGTTAAGGTTTCTACATGCTGTGTGAAAAGCTGATCTGGGAACTGAACATCAACCTCTGCTTCTGTTACCTTTAATCACTGTGCAATCCAGTGCAAGACTGCAAcctcatgcatttttttaatcttacgGAACGGAGCAGTCTTGCTATTGAATGAGAAGGCAGAGCAGGGGTTACAGTTTTATCTTTGGCCACTATGACAACGAACCACCTTCACCAAGTGTTTTGAGAATGGAAGAATTGCATGGAAAAAAGAGttaagtgttttatttcaattgTTCTTTGGATGTCAATTTCTAATGTTTTGACTGCCTGGTACTGAATTTCACCACAGGATTTTGTAGTTTAGAATTGTTTTCAGTggaatgaaaatgtttcagtgcAAGAATGCTATTCAAATTTGATCTGCTGCTGTCAACTAGAGTTCTATAAACAAGTCTGAAATGTGAACAGTGTGCTTCTCGTTTAGAAGAGTTTGAATAACTGTACAATTTTTTGAATGGAAAATAGCATTGGCTTGGAAAGGACTGCTATCTTTTTTGCTTGAAGATAAATGTGCTGCTGGTCCAAGATCTAGATCATAAGCTCTGCCTCGTGtcatgtttgttttcactgttttctgtatttattgaTAGGTAATGCAAcagttagtaaaaaaaaaaagtaaaagtcaGGTTTTTGTCGGAATGATTTATGGATGGGGTTTGTATCGAATTCTATGAAGCACTGGATTACAGTGAGGAGCTGGGACTTGGAGAACCGATGATACTTCACTGATGGGGATTTCCGGGAGACGTTTTAGCGGGTGGAGAGCCGGGGCTTGCAGCGCTGCCGAGGGGCCGGGAGGAGCCGCGCTGCTGGCGCTCGGCCCACGGGCTGCAGCCGGGGCTacgcgccgccccgccggggtAACTCCAGGTCACTGGCTGCGAGTAACCTCTGCTGGCAGCTCCTCGGCGGGCCGGGCGAATCGGCGGCCGAGGCGCTGGGACTTGGCCCGGGCAGCCCCAGGAGCTCAACTCCTGATTGGCCTGCACCTATGTCTCGGGGCGGAACTTTCTTCTGCGCTGGCTAAAAGCTTGCTTTGTGAAACATGTAGAAGTGAAGTGTTGGAACTTGTAACCACCTTAACAAGGAGAGTGTTTGCCGAACCGCACGGGAGGCAAATTGTGCCAAACGGTCATCCAAGAGAACAATGGGTTTAAGTCTGGCACTATAAAATCAATTTGCAGTGATCACACAGAAGTACAAATAACTTTAAAGTGAATCACTTCTTGAGCAATGTAAAATTGACCCAGATGTACatcaaaacaggaaaagttaTTTGTCTTGCATAACTCGACTGAAAATTGAATACTCATATGTAAGCCATGACAATTTAAAATAACACGCCAGATTCTAACAAGTTTCACAATCTCATGAAGCATTTGAAAGAGTTATGTTTTGCCAGCCTTGAGATAGGTAATTATTGTTTTGGAAGCTGTTTGAAAGTTGTGTGTGATTTTTCTCCCCCCCATCCCAGTGTTTGAATTATATTTACAAAGTACATTGGTTTTGTAGTGTTATCCTGTTGTATTGACGAATTAGCGAAAACTAAAAACTgtcttgtaaaatattttgagcaGTTAAATACATGTAgtaggtagaaaaaaaaatctgattatcCTATAGCATTTGCTAGCCAGTGCagcagtggtggtggttttcAACATGCAATAAAAGTCTGTTGTAATAAACACCAGGGTGAGTTTAATGGATCTGTTTGTCTAAATCAGTTGAATTGCAGTTGGTAACCTTTCACCCACTCTGCTGAGATCAATAAGAACAAAGATACCGAGGAACATAATTGTAACTGTGCCTGGCTTTCCTTTTTCATAGGGAGTGGCATTATATCAGCTTTTAGAAACAGAACTCTATTGCTTAGAGGTCTTCATCAATATATTTTTAGGGAGAACAATGCCTCTTAATTTTGATTCCTTTAGACTACAGAGAGTTGTCGATTTACTTCACAGTAGGAAAGAGCCTTGCTCGGTGGAAAGGAGTGTCATACCCCAAAGAGAACAGTCCCCTCGGGATATGTGCTAAGATCCTTGCCAGTAGTCTGGCAAGAGAATGGATTGTTTTGGCTAGATTTCTAGTTTAGGAATCACTAGTCATATACAGATACTTATATTGGTAAAGGATTGGGGTTTGTCACTTTTTCCACTGGCTAAGCTAACTTTAGAGCTTAAAATTCTTAATATAGTCTTTAGATTTCtatttgccttgttttcctttccttgattAAACTAGTAGAAACAAAGTTTTCAGTGCAGAACTTGGAATCCTAATGCACATAATCATCTTCAATGAGTTAAGAAATTGAGAAATTAATCTTGTACTatacataatatatataatGTTGTTATGTATAATCTCGTATTATTTATACTCCACACATTTCATAGCACTTATTTTGTGGGGCTGTTATTGCCAATTCAGTTGGATGAACACTAACTAGGTGATCTGCCTCCTGAAGGAATTTCATTGTAGTGAAATACTGATATCCATTTCTGGTAGTGGTGTTCAGTATAGTCAGCCTGCATAAATCAGTTCAGAGGGCAGCAAAAAGAGATCGATGCAACTTTACTTTGGTAActatatttttttgtaaaatgggCTATCAGCTGAAATGTACTTAAAACCTTCTTTCTACAGCATTTGTATGAAATTATTTATGTGCAGCTAAAATACATTAATCACactgtacattttattttactgagtGTTTTAATATGCCCACAGAGCTTAAATTATATGAAAAGCACTGTGgcaaaaataagaattaaaaattaatataaaatcacCAGTGTAGCTAGTGCTTGAGGAAAGCATGTGATCCTGTTCTAATtctaaaactgcttttcttttggaaaagaagaaattctgccTGACCAGTGGCTAGTGAAGTATAGCTACGGTAAACTTGATGCTTTGTATTTTGTCAGtattttaatgtagttttgAACTACCAAACTCAAAGGAAATGTTCTGTAACCGAAAATACAGGAATATCTGGCTAGCATGAGGTCCAGGGGGGAAACTTAATGCTGGTTTAGGTTATATAGACTGTCTTTTGTACTAATGCTGTTATGTGTAGAACTCAGGCTGCAAGCACAATGGCAAGTTATGTTGTTCCTTAAAGCTGCTGCTAGTTGTTCAATGTCCTAACGTGTCTAGCAGATGTTAAGGTGACTAGGAGCCCCAACAATTGGTTGGTAAAGTTGAGAGTTGTGAAGACTtgctttctgtgaagatttaAAGATTAAACGAAATTTTGGCAAGAGCAGTAAAAAGCTGATGAATGTGCTAAGAGAATcttggggcagggggtgggaaACATACCTTTGTGTGACTTGAGTTACTTTTCAAATTTGTAACAGGTAATATTACTGTATTGTATATAACTGAAGTGGTAGATGatgcagaaacagaagcaatTAGTTTCTTATATAGTGGTCAAACTAAGTCTACCAGCCATGTTGGAAATGCAACCTTTAGAGGACTTCAATTATAAACAGTTCAATTTTCAAAGTGgataattgttttaaaatgtgctaggtaaaaaaaatcccttaagCATAAAATActaacactgaaataatttctcaaaaaaCTGAGTACCCTTTTACTGCACAACCTAAGTACCTTTAGAGGTGGGAAAAGTTTTAATGATACTTTTCATTATATAGAGATATTCCTAGAGAGGAGACAGTGGATTGACAGCTATTAAGTGATTGGACACCATCTAATTTACAAAAACTTAGATAAATGCTTTCTAGTAACTAATAGAAACTAATGTGACCAGGTTTTCAACATTCTGTTGGGTCCTTTAGACTTTGCAGATTAGATAAGGAACTGCCACAAGGCTCctaatgcttttgttttgcttgactGTGTtcaacaattaaaaaagccttttgaaCATTAAACAGGCAAAATAACATGCATTTaagttttatgtaaaaaaaaatcttttatgatCAGATTCTGGCTGGTGTCATGTTTTGAACCTTGAAAAGGGATGATTTTGCAATGGATATTAATATAGCTTTGGAGAAATGCAACCTTAGGCTGGATAGGCAAATTGGAATCTGCACTAATCAGAATCACTTTTTCAGATGTATAAAATGTTTGCAACCCTCACTGTATTTCAATTTCTagatgctttttcttcctcaaacaCACTGACAGactcaaaatagaaaaaacacaacagtatGAAGTCATTCACTGTTGTTCAAAAACTAAATTGACTAGCAGGCCCTATGTTAACTGGTTTCTGACCTATTATGGAAGGTTAGGCAATGGGCTGGGGCCAGCAATAGGTTTTTTAGGTGCAGACCGATGACCTTGTGAAATGGACTGTTAAATACAAGTGATtctgtctgttttctctgaCTCAACAGAATAGTTTACCATAGTGTAAGCCAGGACATGAACTTGCATAGTTTTAGTTACTTTGCAGTTATTGTCCCTTACATATGCCCTACTTTGGTCCACTTtatcagaaaaatgcaaagtagCTTAGTCCTTgtaagatgttttattttgtgatagGAGCCAGTTACAGGAAGTTACTGCATGTTAGGTGATGTGATGCTATTTCACATTGTACCTTAAACTTTTTTGTCTACCTATGCTGTTACTGGCTTTTTAGTAATGGAGTGTGACAAACCACGCCTCTACTGTAGTTGTTTTTGTAATGCATCTGTATTTGCAGGAGCAATCTTTTCTTTCGGATTTGCTCTTGAAGTCAATAAGATCTTTGCAGCAAGGGGAGAAGACAGACTTTTCCCTGTGTAGTCAGTGCTGTAGTGTgtataaaataaactgaagatGCAGCATTTAGGTATGGGTAGCTGTAAACACGTCTCAGCtaatgagaagaaaattgtcagatatttctttgaaatactgCATGTGTAATTAGCACGTACTTATAATGACTAGAAAACCTGTTCTGGTATTAATAGAAGATCAGAAGTGCATGAAAAgccatttattttatgaaatgttGATCGGAATTAGGGAGAGACCTACTGTTTGAATTTATATATTGTCTTCCTTGAGGGGAGGTAAAGAAGAATTTGTAGAAGATTGACTATAGGGGAAATTAGCATGGTGCTGGAGGTAGAAGTTTTGATTTGTCTCATTAATTGGCCTATTAGATAATTAAGAACAGCTTTGAATTTTCCAGCTAGTTGTCAAACCTGCCTTGATCCCAGGTATAAGGGTTGGTCTGACAAATATGCTCATGCAGTAGATGCTGTTGTATTTCATTCCACAGTGCCTTTTCAGATGTTTCAAGTTATTCTGTTAATTGTGTCACTGGCAAAAGCACTGTCTTCTCTTTGACTGTGGTAGCAGAGGCATTTCAACTGTGTGGAGAACATATGGCTTCTCCTGTTGCATGGTAGACATGTGTATGCTGTTCTGGGCTGCTCTTCCCGAATTCGCTTTTGTGAAATGCAGAATAATTTGTAAATGGCAACCAAAGACATTTAAACGTAGAAAACTAGtccaaatatatttcatttatattttactcACTAAATTGAAATTACTTAGTGGCCTTAAATGTTAAAGCAGTTCTTAAGAGCATGAtattaaaacattcatttatttaatagTGCTTTTAGATACCATATTTAGTTGTAACCTCATCTTTAAGTGTGAGTAATAAAATGGAggcccttttctttcccttctgccaGGCTTTCCCTACTTGGTACCTTCATTGCAAATTCTTGATTACTGAAATAAGGGTTACCAAACAGATGTTATTTGATACATATCTTGATTACAAAGACTTTTTAATGTGTTGTGTAAGCAAGCATTTCTGATTGCATTGCAGGCATATGTTTTTCTTGCATATAAAAGAAGATCTTCTTGCTGGTAATCTTCAGTGTTCTTCAGAGCATGCAATTGAACTTAGTGCATTGCTGGCACAGATGAAGTTTGGAGATTATAACCAGAACACTGCCAAGTACAACTATGAAGAGTTGTGTGCAAAAGAGCTCACCACTACCATTTTGGAGAGGTAAAAAGAGCACAATGATATAACCTCTTTTTTGGAGACTGAAAGCATAAGATTTTATTATGCCCTTAATTGCTGATGCTATAGAGTATCttgtgttgttttaaaaaaaaatgtagatagCTTTGGACATCAAAATACAACCTGAATGTTTTGACTGATgttctgatttcatttttttttaagctcaaggatgactctttttttgtttgaaaagcaaaagctgttgaACTCTAGTTGAACTCTAGTACTTGGGGAAATACAGGTATCTGAATACTTGGAGCAGGGTAATCAAATTGCAAGTATGTCTTAGACCTACACTTGTgaaaaaaagtaacaagaaTTTATCTGGCTTAGTGTCCTTAGTCTGAGAAGTAAAGATGATTCCCAAAATGCCTTCATGGCTTAGTTCCTGAATGTCAAGAAAGTTTAAGTGTGTGTTTGTAGTGggtgttttttaaatttggtttaGTTATGAACTTAGTGGGTGTTCAGGTAAATATGATGGGGGAGGGAGGGTTAGCTGGAAAGCCTTGGTTACATGTAGCTTTTAAATCTCTAAGCAAATGCAGAATATTGTCTCCTGAACATTCTTGGGATGTTTAGGTAGTTCTCAATGCTTTCCAGTTCATGATTACTGGGAATCTATAGCCAGATAAAGCAGGTCAGCAGCAGTTAATAATCTGTTTAACTAGGTCATCTAAAAACCTATGTTAAAACAAGCTGCTGAAAATAATGGCACATACTTGAGTTATTTCACCTATCAATCTTTTTATCAACAGCATTATTGCAAAGCACAAGGAGCTAGAAGGTTTAAGTCAAGCTTCTGCTGAATACCAGGTTCTACAGATTGTTACAACACTAGAGAACTATGGGGTAGAGTGGCACTCAGTAAGAGATAGTGAAGGGCAAAAACTCCTTATTGGTGTTGGCCCTGAAGGCATATCCATCTGCAAAGATGACTTCAGTCCTATCAACAGGTATGTGTTTTGTGGAACCATTTCCATCTTCAATTTTTTAGAAATACCGAGCATGCCTCTAGTTTTTACATAAATGTACAAGCCTGCTCTATGAATTAGTAAAAGGAGCTATTGGAATGTAGAGTCTAAGGGCATTACCTGCTTACAATCAAGATGACAACTGTCCTTAATGCTCttgattttgaaatgtaattttgagGCCGCATCTTCAATCCAGCATTACAGACAGTTAGGTATCATTGTAACTTCTGATAAAAGcacactggagcagtttgtggAAAATGCCCTTATCCTTAAGAGCTAAGTAAccttttttttatattcatttttaggATTGCTTATCCTGTTGTTCAAATGGCAACTCAGTCTGGGAAGAATGTATATCTGACTGTTACCAAGGAGTCTGGTAATAGTGTAGTTCTCTTGTTTAAAATGATCAGTACAAGGGCAGCAAGTGGACTCTATAGAGCAATTACAGAGACACATGCATTTTACAGGTCAGTATTGCCACTAGAGTCAACTGTTGCTGCTCTTCACAGTATTTGAAATAAGTGCTTGAGTAACCAGCAGCCTGACTGCATGTCAGAAATTCTCTGCCAAATTTTGTTCTTCACAGCCTCTGTTTTCCTCCTAAGTCCAGAAGCTGAACAGGTTTTTGCTGCTTTCCATTTTGTGGGGTGGGAGTACAGGACAAGTAGCCAAAATTTCTCAGTCTGTGACTGAATAACAGCACTTCAGAATATTAACTTACAGTGTTCTTTGATACTTCGTAAACAATACATACCTTGTTTTGTCCCTATGTAAGAGGGAGGATGAGAgagcaaaggagaagaaagattGTCTTTCAAAATATGCATGCTCatatcacagaatggctggggttggaagccacttctggagatcatctagtccaacctacctgctaaagcaggttcacgcAGAGCAGATCCACCCACAGGAATGcctccaggtgggttttgaatgtctctggaGAAGGGGACcccacaatctctctgggcagcctgttccagtgctctgtcacatGTACTCcttgtttctcctttatttGGTTCCTCCAGTTGCTAGAAATTCTCTGTATGCTGCCTTCCCATCCCATGTATTTAAATCTTCCTACAATTCCTCTGTCCTTGCTCACATGCCCAGAATTTTGTTTCATGCCAGCAGCTATCCATTGTCTTTATCCTGTGGGTTTTTGAGGTAGAAGTGCTATACTCATTTGTTGATGGTTGATTTTTAACCCCTTTTAATTGCTACCATGAGGTCCAACACTGATCAGTAGAGCTTAGTGGTGTTTTCTCTAAATTAACTACCACAAATCAGTTTCAGTTACTTTGTAGGAGAAGAATTGGACTTAAAGCAGAGGAAAGTACATACACTAGGCAAAGACCTGTACAGCTTCTCAATCTAGATAATTTTAAtgcataataattttaattttacagcaaTTAACATCAGCTAGTTGCCTTTCTAGCTACTGCAGCTAAGCAGCAGCCAACCACTGCTTACTTTGTGAGCCTAATGTTAAGCAGTCTTCTGCTCTGTGATTATAAGCCCTAGCACTGCTGGTTTGCACTCTTCATACTTTTCTGACACAAAGCATTATATAATCTCTTAGACAGTCTTAACTTTTTGAACTTGATCTCTGCTTGTAGCTTTTGCTGTCCTTTCCAGTCTTTGATTTTAACTTAAGCAGAATTTTAGTTAGGCAATAGCATTTGACCATAAGCTTAGATTGTGGACCTTAGGGCAGCTGAAATACTCAGTAGCAAATACAAATGGCTGAATTTTCTACGCTGGTTCCCTTCAGATGATATAAAGTACTGAGTGGAAATTTGGTTAAAGATATTACTTGACTCTATGCTGAAAGCTTTTTGAGAACCTGTCTAAAGAGGTGTTATGCCAAAGACTATTAATCGGAATTCTTTAATGCGATGTTTAGAAATTACCATGTAAAGAGGTGTCGCCAAACTGAACTGTGGATTAAGCAAGTATTGGCTATTTATATTAGCATAATGCCTTAAGTCCCTTCCATAGGCTGACTCCATTTTACCAGACACTTCACATTTTTGAAGATGTAGAATAACTGTTACTTTACCATTTTACACTTTTCAAAGTAGAGTTGTCATGCAAACAACATTCAATAGTTTAAATATTATCTTGGACTGCTctatttgctttaatttcagTGCTGTTACTTCAACTTTGGAAACAGATTGTTGTAGGCATAGGTTTATTGGTATTAACTAACCAAGTTTGTATTTGTCCTGTTGTTTTATAGGTGTGACACTGTCACCAGTGCTGTCATGATGCAGTATAGTCGAGACTTAAAGGGCCACTTAGCATCTCTGTTCCTGAATGAAAACATTAATCTTGGTAAAAAATATGTCTTTGACATTAGAAGAACATCAAAAGAAGTTTATGATCATGCAAGGAGAGCTCTTTATAATGCTGGCATTGTGGATCTTGTTTCAAGAAGTGACCAAACACCACTGAGTTCCCCTCTTAAGTCTTCGGAAAGTAGCATGAACTGTGACAATTGTGAGGGTCTTAGCTGCCAACAAACAAAAGCTCTGCAAGAGAAGCTGCGGAAGCTAAAGGAGTCCATGCTTTGTATGGTGTGttgtgaagaagaaataaattcgACCTTTTGTCCCTGT encodes:
- the MYLIP gene encoding E3 ubiquitin-protein ligase MYLIP isoform X1: MLCYVTRPDAVVMEVEVEAKANGEDCLNQVCRRLGIIEVDYFGLQFTGSKGENLWLNLRNRISQQMDGLAPYRLKLRVKFFVEPHLILQEQTRHMFFLHIKEDLLAGNLQCSSEHAIELSALLAQMKFGDYNQNTAKYNYEELCAKELTTTILESIIAKHKELEGLSQASAEYQVLQIVTTLENYGVEWHSVRDSEGQKLLIGVGPEGISICKDDFSPINRIAYPVVQMATQSGKNVYLTVTKESGNSVVLLFKMISTRAASGLYRAITETHAFYRCDTVTSAVMMQYSRDLKGHLASLFLNENINLGKKYVFDIRRTSKEVYDHARRALYNAGIVDLVSRSDQTPLSSPLKSSESSMNCDNCEGLSCQQTKALQEKLRKLKESMLCMVCCEEEINSTFCPCGHTVCCKTCAAQLQSCPVCRSRVEHVQHVYLPTHTSLLNLTVI
- the MYLIP gene encoding E3 ubiquitin-protein ligase MYLIP isoform X2, translating into MLLLTSGEIPSLFLVCRRLGIIEVDYFGLQFTGSKGENLWLNLRNRISQQMDGLAPYRLKLRVKFFVEPHLILQEQTRHMFFLHIKEDLLAGNLQCSSEHAIELSALLAQMKFGDYNQNTAKYNYEELCAKELTTTILESIIAKHKELEGLSQASAEYQVLQIVTTLENYGVEWHSVRDSEGQKLLIGVGPEGISICKDDFSPINRIAYPVVQMATQSGKNVYLTVTKESGNSVVLLFKMISTRAASGLYRAITETHAFYRCDTVTSAVMMQYSRDLKGHLASLFLNENINLGKKYVFDIRRTSKEVYDHARRALYNAGIVDLVSRSDQTPLSSPLKSSESSMNCDNCEGLSCQQTKALQEKLRKLKESMLCMVCCEEEINSTFCPCGHTVCCKTCAAQLQSCPVCRSRVEHVQHVYLPTHTSLLNLTVI